In Vicinamibacteria bacterium, the DNA window CCGCGGCCCACGTCTTCACCGAGAACTATCTCTACACCGCCGAGGCTTTCGATCTTTACCTGTCCCGCCTGACCGAAGGCGGGGTCATGAACATGATGCGCCCCGAGTACTCTCCGCCCCGCGAGATGCTGAAGGCCCTCACGACCGCGGTGGGGGCCCTGCGGCGGAGGGGCGCCTCTCGCCCGGCGGACCACATTGTGATGGTGTCCGCTACGAGCGGAAACTTCGTAGCCATGCTCGTGAAGGGGAGCCCCTTCACGGATCCAGAACTGCAGCGGATCCGAGCCTGGGCAAAGGGCAGCCGTCGGTTCGGGATTGCCGCCGCGCCGCGCTGGGAGCCCGACCGGCCGAGCCTGTTCCAGGAATTCCTGGCTCTCAATCGGCCCGGGGAGGAAGCGGCCTTTGTTTCCGCCTACCCCTTTGATATCGCGCCCGCCACCGACGATCGACCGTTCTTCTTCCGCTATTCCTTCTGGTGGCACCTCTTCCCCAGCGATCCCGCCATCTGGGCCGAGGTCCCTTTGATGGAACTCGGCCTCTGCCTGCTCCTCGCCCTCATCGCGCTTGCGGCCGCTCTTTTCGTCTGGGCACCCCTAAGGCACCTGGCCCGAATCGAGGGGCGGCGCTCCCCGGTCTCGCGCTACGGCGTCTTCTTCGCGGGGGCCGGGCTCGGTTACATGGCGGTCGAGATTGCCGCCCTCCAGAAGTTCAGCCTGTTCCTGGGCCACCCCAACTACGCCCTCTCCGTGGTACTGGCGGCCCTGCTCTTCTCCAGCGGGATCGGCTCCCAATACTCCGCCGCCATCGTGGGGGCGGCGGGCCACGTGCGCTTCGTGGGCTATGCCGTGGGGGCGCTCATCCTCGCCGAGTATGAGCTCGCCCTGCCCGGAGTGCTCCCGCATGTGGACTGGCCGTTCCCCCTCCGCTGCGCGATCGTCTGCCTCCTCCTCGCGCCCCTCGGGGCCCTCTTGGGCACCTTCTTGCCCACCGGGCTCGAGCACCTGAAGGGCGAGCAGGCCGCGCTTGTGCCCTGGGCCTGGGGCGTTAACGGGACCTTCTCCGTCCTCGCTCCCGTCCTGGCGGTGGCGCTCTCGATGACCTGGGGAGTCAGCGCGCTGCTGCTCTCGGCGGTGCCCGTCTACCTCGTGGTCGGGTGGTCGCTGCCCCCCGAGCCGACCCGGATCGGCTCGTCCTGACTCCGCCCGCCAGGCCTCCCCCTCGCCCACAGCAGCATCGACGCCAAGGAGGCGCTCAAGGAGAGGGCTAGGGCAAGAGTGGCCCCGGAGGGGTGGTAGCGGACCAGATAGACGCGGTCGCCTCCCGGGGTGGGCAGCGCCCAGGCGCGGTCATCGGCTCGGAGCAAGGGGACGGGGACCCCCTCTGAGGTGGCCTTCCAACCGGGGTGATAGCCGTCCAGGACCAGGATATAGCCGGGCGGGGTGGAGGACCGGATCCTGATCGTGTGGGGATCGATGCGCTCGTAGGCCACGCGCGAGCTCTCGGGGAAGAGCGGCGACGCTACGGGCAGGGCGGGGGGAGCCGACGCCAGGAGGACGGCCTTCTGGGGATCAAACGCCGGGTCCTCCACGCGCGCGCGCAGGCGCTTTGTGTCCAGCTCCACCTCGTGGCGGGGCACAAAGAGGGCGCGGGGCAGGGGATCGCGGATCTCGTAGAGCTGCAAAGGCTCCTTGAGCTCCGGAAAGCGCAGGGTGCGGCGGAGCGACACCAGGTCCGAAGGCAGGGGGGCAAAAGAGAGAACCCAGCGCACGTTGGCCAGGCGGAGCCGGGCATGATGCTGGCGGAAGAATGAAGGAGACACCTCGGACACAGGAAGCGTCGAGCCTTGGGGGGCCCAGCCCGTGCGGTCGACATCGAAAGCTCCTTCGAGGCCGTCGAGGACGTGGGTACGGGGAAGAAGCGACTGGCGGTCCAGGTAGTAGAGCCAAACGTCCGATCCACGAAGTGCGGTCTGGGCATTCCAAGCCAGGCCGGGCGAGTTGGCGACGCCATAGGAGAACCAGCGATAGAGACCCTCCGCGGAGGCCTCCGCTACCGCCCCCTTCATTTCCGGGCGGAGGTCGTAGAAGGATGCCTCGGTCAGGGGATTGAGGCTCGCGTTCACGATCAGCAGGTCGAGAACGGCGAATCCGGCCGCGCCCCGTGACCAGCGGCCGCCCAGCCCGAGCAAAAGGCCCGTGCCCAGGGACAGGAAACCGGTGACCTCGAACGCGACCGGCCAGCCCGTGGCCGCGACGCCGCGCGCAGACGGCCCCGCCAGCAGCGGCGCGAGGGTGCCCAGGAGGTGCGCGGGGGCGTCCGGAGACCACCGGAGAACGGCCGAAGCCGAGAGCAAGAGCAGGCCGGGGACGAGGAGAAGGGCCCAGTGCAAGCCCCGCGCCCTTCCCATCACGTCGAGGGCGCGGCCGGCGAGGAGGCTGATGCCCAGGGTGGCCAGGAAAAGGAACTTCACCGGATGGCGGAAGGGCAGAGCGGCGTGAGGGGGGAGGAGGGCGAGCGGGCCGTAGGCGCCCAGCCCCAAAGCCACGCCCAGCAGCACGAGGAGGTAGAGGCGGGTCGCTCTCCCCGCCCGCGCGGCCAGCAGGAGCACGGGGGGGCCGAGGTAGAGGCTGAGCAGATAGGGGTAGCCCTGGGTGTAAAAGGGCTGGCCCCAGAAACCCAGGTCGGAGAAGGCGTGAACGTCACCGAAGAGCTTCGGCAGCACGGCCTCGAGCAAGACCATGGGACCCGCCGAGTAGTGAAGAGCCTCGGCGGCGGTGAAGCCAGCCGCCCGCGCCGTCCCTTCCAGGACGGTCTGCATCCCCAGGAGGACGGGCGTGGCCATCAGGGCGGCCAGGACCCCCGCCGCCGCCACCCGGCCGAGCCGACGGTCCCGAAGCCAGCGTCCATCCGGGGCCAGGACGAGGGCCGCGACCGCGGTCTGGAACTGGATCTCTACGGCCAGGGTGCTGGCCTGGAGGGCGGCCAGCGCGGCGAGCACGGCCACCCTCCTCCAGGAGGGCTCGGCCAGCAGGGAGAGGAAAGCCAGGACAACCCAGGGTGCCCAGGCGGCCGCCTGCAAGAGAGGCACCAGATTCACGCAGGATAGGACAAACCCGCTCAGGCCGTAGATCGCTCCCGTGGCCCACGCCGACCAGTCACGGGCTCCCAGCCGACGGGCCAGGAGAGAGGCCCCCGCCATGGCGAGGAAGAGGTGGAGGGGCGGACCGAGGGTGAGGGCGGTGCGGACACCCCCCCCCAGCACGAGGAGGAGGTCTATTGGATAGGTCAGCAGAAACGGCGCCCCGCCGTCGGAGGTGGGATTCCAGAGAGGCCACACTCCTTGGCTCAGGGAACGGGCCAGGAACACCAAGTTCGGAAAGTAGTAGGTGGAGATGTCCCGGAAGTAGGGGACCCGATGGGCCAAGCCGCCCCCGAACAACCAGAGCGGAGGTAGCAGGTGCGCGAGAAGGTAGAGGGGACGCCGGCCCAAGCAAAATCCGTGGGTGCGCGATCGCGGAGCGGACTCCATGCTACCACACCCCTTCCCCTTGGAATCGCATGGGAGGCGGCTCCGCGCGCGGCGGCGTCGCCGGAGGAGTCGTTGACAGCACCGGAGGGGAGGGCTAAGGTGCGTCCGCCTGATGCGCTCCTCCCTGGTGCACAGCATCCTCTACGTCGCCTTCTTCGTTTCGGGCGCTAGCGCTCTCGTCTATCAGGTGGTCTGGTCGAAGTACCTGACCCTCTTCGTGGGCGGCACGTCGTTCGCGCACACGATCGTGCTCGCCACCTTCATGGGGGGGCTGGCCTTCGGCAACTGGGCCTTCGGCCGCCTCTCTGACCGGGCGGGCATGGACAAGCTCCTTCTCTATGCCCTGCTGGAAACGGGGGTGGGGCTACTCTGTCTCACCTTTCCCACCCTCTTCGTCTGGCTCTCCGATATCTATCTGGCGGTGGGGAGTCGAACCGGCCTCACATCGCCCCTGAATCCCTTCCTGAAGACCGGCCTCACAGTGGCCTCGATGTTTGTCCCCTGTGCGCTTATGGGGGGCACCCTTCCCGTGCTCGTGAAGTACGCGGTGGAATCCTTGGCCGGGCTGGGGGCGCGTCTCAGCTGGCTCTACTTCATCAACACCGCCGGCGCGGTGGTGGGCTGCGCGCTGGGTGGCTTCTACGTGATCGAGCACCTGGGGCTCGAGTTCGGAATGGTAGGCACCTCCCTTCTGAACATCGGGATCGGGGGAGTCTGCTACCTTCTCTACAAGCAAGCCCGGGGCCCCAGCGCAACCGCTCCCCCCGCGCCCTCACCCCCGGAGGCGGGGGAGGTCTACTCCGGGATCCAGGCCCGGACGGCGTTTTGGTGCATCGCCGTGGCGGGTGCGCTGTCGATGCTCTACGAGCTGGCCTGGGTGCGGATCCTGGTGCTGTCCATCGGGGGGACGGTCCACTCCTTCAGCACCATGCTCATCGGTTTCATCGCGGGCATTGCCCTCGGGGCCGCCCTGGCGGGCTGGCTGCTCCGAAAAGGCCGCAACGCCCTCGCCCTCTTCGGCCTCTGCGAGCTCGGGATCGCGGGGGCGGTGCTGATCCCCTTGTCCCGCTACCAGGCGCTACCCTACGCGTTCTACCGGCTTTCCTCGGCGGTGGCGCGTACGCCCGACACCTATCCCCTCTATCTCCTGCTCGCGGTCGTCTGGGCGGGAATCGTCATGCTCGTTCCCGCCACCCTGATGGGGGCCGCTCTACCCCTGGCCACCCGCGTGTGCATCGACCAGTTCCAGACCTTGGGCCGCAAGGTCGGGAGCGTGTTTTCCGCGAACACCCTCGGCAACGTGGCGGGGGCGGCGGTGACGGGATTTCTGTTGCTGCCCCGCCTCGGCCTCGAGCGCACCCTCATCGTGGGCTCGCTCCTGTCCGGTTTGCTCGCGGTGATCATCCTTTGGGCCTGGCGTCCGGGGGGGAGAGGGTCCCCATGGAGGGCCCTGGTGGAGGCGGCCCGACCCGGGTCCGCGCCGGACGGACCTTCCCTGTGGCCCCTCGTCCTGGCCGGAATGATCCTGCTCGGGGCCTTCCGACTGTGGTCCTATCCGAGCTGGGACGCCCGGCTCATGCAGTTCGGTCTTTACCGCTGGGAGCGCAAGTATGACTTCCCTTCCTGGGAGGCATTCACGGCCAGCCGCGCCGGCGCGCGGGTTCTCTACGCTCGGGACGGTGCCCATGCCTCGGTGACGGTGGAGAGCGTTTCCGTGCCCGCCGGCCCCCCCGACCTGGTCCTGCGGATCAACGGCAAGCCGGATGCCACCTCCGTCACCGATCTTCCCAGTCAGTTGCTGGTCGGTCACATCGGCATGTTTCTCCACCCCCATCCCCAGCGGGTGATGGTGGTCGGCCTCGGCAGCGGGGCCACGGTGGGGGCCGTGCTTCGCCACCCGGGGGTCAGCGTCGATGTCGCGGAGATCTCGCCGGAGGTGGTCGAGGCCGCGGCGCGGTTCGAGCGCATCAACGATGGCGCGCTCAGGAACCCTCGCTTTCACCTTTTCCCTCTGGACGCCCGCGAGTTCCTTCTCCTCCAGCGCAACCGCTATGACGTCATCGTGAGCGAGCCCACCAACGTATGGATCCCGGGAGTGGCGTCCCTCTTTACCAAAGACTTCTACACCGTGGTCCGCGCGCGGCTGGAGCCCGGGGGGCTCTTCGCCCAGTGGCTCCAACTCTACTCCGGGGATCCCCGCATCGTGGCGACCGTCGTGCGCTCGCTGACCGAGGTCTTCCCCTTCGTGAGCGCGTGGATCGTCAGCGACGCGGATCTGATCCTCCTCGCCGGCCGGGAGCGGCCCCCCTTCGAGCCCCGGGCCTTCGGGGAGCGCGTGAAGCAGGTGCGGGCGGGATCGGGCTTCTCGTCTCCCAACGGGATGGTGGCGCTTCTGGACGACCCCCTCGTGATCCTGGCCAGCCAGCTTGCCACCGACCAAGCCCTTCGGCTCCGGTGGCCGGCGGGCAGCGCGCCCGCTCTTCACGACCTTTTCCCGAGCATGGAGTTTGCGGCCGCGCGGGCTCAGTTTCAGGGCGTCACCTATGCGGTGGAGAACGACCTCGACGAGCGGCTCCACCGCACGGCACACGAAAGGCTCTTCCTGGAGGAGTATCTGAGCCGCTTTCCGCTGGACGAACCGGAGGAGGCGCGCATCATCACGTCTTTCAGCCAGCTCTCCCTGGGCTATGCTCATCTCGCGCGATCGCTGGCCGCCAACGCCATCTTGGAGGGCCGGGAAGACCCCGGCCAGGTGCTGCCGTTGGCGGACGAAGTGGTGGCCAAGGCCTACCTAACCCGGGCCTTGGCCGCCGAGCTCGACCGCCCCTCCTCCGCCGGCCGGGGAAAGCTGTGCGCCGACTACTTGCGTGTGGCCACGGAGGCTCTCCGGGGGGCGGCCTCGGTGCTCGTTCCCCCCCCCACAC includes these proteins:
- a CDS encoding fused MFS/spermidine synthase — encoded protein: MRSSLVHSILYVAFFVSGASALVYQVVWSKYLTLFVGGTSFAHTIVLATFMGGLAFGNWAFGRLSDRAGMDKLLLYALLETGVGLLCLTFPTLFVWLSDIYLAVGSRTGLTSPLNPFLKTGLTVASMFVPCALMGGTLPVLVKYAVESLAGLGARLSWLYFINTAGAVVGCALGGFYVIEHLGLEFGMVGTSLLNIGIGGVCYLLYKQARGPSATAPPAPSPPEAGEVYSGIQARTAFWCIAVAGALSMLYELAWVRILVLSIGGTVHSFSTMLIGFIAGIALGAALAGWLLRKGRNALALFGLCELGIAGAVLIPLSRYQALPYAFYRLSSAVARTPDTYPLYLLLAVVWAGIVMLVPATLMGAALPLATRVCIDQFQTLGRKVGSVFSANTLGNVAGAAVTGFLLLPRLGLERTLIVGSLLSGLLAVIILWAWRPGGRGSPWRALVEAARPGSAPDGPSLWPLVLAGMILLGAFRLWSYPSWDARLMQFGLYRWERKYDFPSWEAFTASRAGARVLYARDGAHASVTVESVSVPAGPPDLVLRINGKPDATSVTDLPSQLLVGHIGMFLHPHPQRVMVVGLGSGATVGAVLRHPGVSVDVAEISPEVVEAAARFERINDGALRNPRFHLFPLDAREFLLLQRNRYDVIVSEPTNVWIPGVASLFTKDFYTVVRARLEPGGLFAQWLQLYSGDPRIVATVVRSLTEVFPFVSAWIVSDADLILLAGRERPPFEPRAFGERVKQVRAGSGFSSPNGMVALLDDPLVILASQLATDQALRLRWPAGSAPALHDLFPSMEFAAARAQFQGVTYAVENDLDERLHRTAHERLFLEEYLSRFPLDEPEEARIITSFSQLSLGYAHLARSLAANAILEGREDPGQVLPLADEVVAKAYLTRALAAELDRPSSAGRGKLCADYLRVATEALRGAASVLVPPPTRDLEARIDACAIEFPGRAEELHLELFEGLAAAGATAPALVRLKTLDTEGVLDRLGGRERARLLLLGAKLEVQAGRLDQARRLAERADRSDRGNPEASRLLSALGSL